The DNA sequence ATGAAGGAGTGGAGTAAGAAATACAACAGTCAGTCGATACATTGGGTCAATTCTTTTCTACCTTGCTTATTGCTCACGGCACCACTAGCCCCTATCATTTACCTTGAAGTTTTAGGAACTCGAATGATCGTCGTTAATAGGCGGAAGGAAGCAGAAGATCTTTTTGAAAGTCCCACAAGAGCGAAAGTGTACGCTGATAGGCCTTATTTTCCTGTTGTCCCGCTGTGAGTCAGTATAGTATGCCAAAGTGTGATTTATATCTCATCGAGATCCATGACAGAATGGATTGCGAATATAATGTGTCGATCATGCCTTACGGAGAAGGTTGGAGGCAGCACAGAAAAATTTGCCAAAACTATTTTAATAGACACGCGGCTCAAGAGTACGAGCCTGTCCAAACTGCGAAAATTCAACAACTTCTGCGAGGACTATTAGAAAAACCAGAGGAATTTGAAAAGCACAACAAAATGTACGGGTATTTTTATATCTCATATGAGGCCAACGTGTTtattgtttgattttatGACAGGTTCTCGGTTTCTCTCACAATGGCCATGATGTTCGGGTATGATGTGAAGTCTCTCGATGATCCATGCATTTCTGCGGCAGATCGGGCGCTTACAATCGGTGCCCGGGTGAATGGCCCAGGCGGAAGCATTATTAACGTCATACCAGCATTTCGATATATACCGAAATGGTTTCCCGGCGCCCCATCTTGGAAACAGATTGACGAAGTTCGTAAGCTAACAGCTGAAATGAAGAGAATACCAATGGAATTCGTAAAAGCCAGCTTTGTGAGTATTGAGAGAAATATGCTCGTTACTTGTATAGCTGAAATAATCATAGGACAACGGAACCGTTACGCCCTCCTTGGTAACAAACTTCTATGAACGAAAGTATACGATAGGCGCTTCtatcgaagaagaagagattaTTAAAAATGTCGCATACACTGTGTATGGTGGTGAGCATTTCTTCGTGTTTTCTTTGCTCCAGCACATACGGAAATGACTATTCAACAGCTGCATCCGACACCGTAAGTCATACTCTTCTCACATAAATTGATATGCTGTTTACTATTGTGTGATGTAGACTATTTCGTCAACAGGAACATTCTTTTATGCAATGGTGGCCAATCCTGATGTGCAGAGAAAAGCTCACCATGAAATTGATCAGGTTATTGGGTCCAAACGTCT is a window from the Psilocybe cubensis strain MGC-MH-2018 chromosome 8, whole genome shotgun sequence genome containing:
- a CDS encoding Cytochrome P450 monooxygenase (Cytochrome P450 monooxygenase ARMGADRAFT_974139), whose protein sequence is MKEWSKKYNTPIIYLEVLGTRMIVVNRRKEAEDLFESPTRAKVYADRPYFPVVPLMDCEYNVSIMPYGEGWRQHRKICQNYFNRHAAQEYEPVQTAKIQQLLRGLLEKPEEFEKHNKMFSVSLTMAMMFGYDVKSLDDPCISAADRALTIGARVNGPGGSIINVIPAFRYIPKWFPGAPSWKQIDEVRKLTAEMKRIPMEFVKASFDNGTVTPSLVTNFYERKYTIGASIEEEEIIKNVAYTVYGAASDTTISSTGTFFYAMVANPDVQRKAHHEIDQVIGSKRLPTLADRDSLPYIEAIYREVMRLNQPIPFSVPHCLSEDDHYQGYFIHKGTLVFPNLWAMAHDEEVYPEPFAFKPERFFDQEGSLNTNDRVLAYGFGRRACVGKHVASSTMWLLIASVLACYEIVQAKDENGNDIEIDHGFEEEGLLSHKRKFDCSFVVRSIAAQKLIDETN